One segment of Procambarus clarkii isolate CNS0578487 chromosome 1, FALCON_Pclarkii_2.0, whole genome shotgun sequence DNA contains the following:
- the LOC138363476 gene encoding uncharacterized protein: protein MYTSIHQMYTSIHQMYTSIRQMYTSIHQMYTSIRQMYTSIHQMYTSIHQMYTSIHQMYTSIHQMYTSIRQMHTSIRQMYTSIRQMYTSIRQMYTSIRQMYTSIHQMYTSIHQMYTSIHQMYTSIHQMYTSIRQMYTSIRQMYTSIHQMYTSIHQMYTSIRPMYTSIRQMYTSIHQMYTSIHQMYTSIHQMYTSIHQMYTSIHQMYTSIHQMYTSIRQMYTSIHQMYTSIHQMYTSIRPMYTSIRQMYTSIHQMYTSIRQMYTSIRQMYTSIRQMYTSIRQMYTSIRPMYTSIRQMYTSIRQMYTSIRQKYTSIRQMYTSIHQMYTSIRPMYTSIHQMYTSIRPMYTSIRQMYTSIRQMYTSIHQMYTSIRPMYTSIRQMYTSIRQMYTSIRQKYTSIRQMYTSIHQMYTSIRQMYTSI, encoded by the coding sequence ATGTACACCAGCATCCATCAGATGTACACCAGCATACATCAGATGTACACCAGTATCCGTCAGATGTACACCAGCATCCATCAGATGTACACCAGTATCCGTCAGATGTACACCAGCATCCATCAGATGTACACCAGCATCCATCAGATGTACACCAGCATCCATCAGATGTACACCAGCATCCATCAGATGTACACCAGCATCCGTCAGATGCACACCAGTATCCGTCAGATGTACACCAGTATCCGTCAGATGTACACCAGTATCCGTCAGATGTACACCAGTATCCGTCAGATGTACACCAGCATCCATCAGATGTACACCAGCATCCATCAGATGTACACCAGCATCCATCAGATGTACACCAGCATCCATCAGATGTACACCAGTATCCGTCAGATGTACACCAGTATCCGTCAGATGTACACCAGCATCCATCAGATGTACACCAGCATCCATCAGATGTACACCAGTATCCGTCCGATGTACACCAGCATCCGTCAGATGTACACCAGCATCCATCAGATGTACACCAGCATCCATCAGATGTACACCAGCATCCATCAGATGTACACCAGCATCCATCAGATGTACACCAGCATCCATCAGATGTACACCAGCATACATCAGATGTACACCAGTATCCGTCAGATGTACACCAGCATCCATCAGATGTACACCAGCATACATCAGATGTACACCAGCATCCGTCCGATGTACACCAGCATCCGTCAGATGTACACCAGCATCCATCAGATGTACACCAGTATCCGTCAGATGTACACCAGCATCCGTCAGATGTACACCAGCATCCGTCAGATGTACACCAGCATCCGTCAGATGTACACCAGCATCCGTCCGATGTACACCAGCATCCGTCAGATGTACACCAGCATCCGTCAGATGTACACCAGCATCCGTCAGAAGTACACCAGCATCCGTCAGATGTACACCAGCATACATCAGATGTACACCAGCATCCGTCCGATGTACACCAGCATACATCAGATGTACACCAGCATCCGTCCGATGTACACCAGCATCCGTCAGATGTACACCAGCATCCGTCAGATGTACACCAGCATACATCAGATGTACACCAGCATCCGTCCGATGTACACCAGCATCCGTCAGATGTACACCAGCATCCGTCAGATGTACACCAGCATCCGTCAGAAGTACACCAGCATCCGTCAGATGTACACCAGCATACATCAGATGTACACCAGCATCCGTCAGATGTACACCAGCATCTGA